The following is a genomic window from Antechinus flavipes isolate AdamAnt ecotype Samford, QLD, Australia chromosome 3, AdamAnt_v2, whole genome shotgun sequence.
TACAAtatcatttattctttatataccaCACAACAAAATGCCACATGTAagtaaacatgttaaaaatgttatcaGAACTTGATTTTTCTCTATTTACTCTCAAATCTCCTACATCCAAGTTTTCATATTATACATGAAAACTTCCATCAGAGGTGTATAAAGCAAATcccattttaatagcttttatcaTAATTATGAGATGCAGAAAAGCCACATTTCAAAAGCCAAATggttaccaaaaaagaaaaaagaaaagaaaaagaagggcagTGACCAAACAGTTTCACGGAATATTCTTAATGCACCTGATTCCAGTTAAAATTATTACTTGGCACACTTTTTGAAAGACTGCATCATAAGAATCAGTATTCTCATGACtctgaactggaaaaagaactcCTGAGATTGAACAGAAAAGCTGAGTTTTTCAATCCTTCCCAGAAATTCATTTGGTTTTTAAGTCACTGCACTAACATCAACATGGAGGAGAAAAAgtagaataacaatatttattcTTGTCAGAGCTCAATATAGGAACCTGGCCAAAaaatttaatgtgtgtgtgtatatatatatatatatatgtatgtatgtatacacaaaaaATAGGAGTATATGGAACTCCTTATACTTCAATCAAGTCAAataacttcaagaaaaaaaagaaaagaaaaagtctatattattcttattttacatgaAAAGTGATAAAGTTTCATTAGTCACTTTCAAGGTGTTGATTGAAAATATAGTCTCACTTTAGAAATAATTTGTATTGAAATAAAgggcttttctttcatttcattacaaATTACTATCTAATGAAAGTTCAATCTCATAActaatgctttaaatttttttttttttaatttgtggccTTTACCAGAATTTAGCAGTTCAGATCTCAAAAGCATCACTTTCGGAAAGGTCTTCTAACTTTACTAGGGGAAGGACAGGTCTTGCTAACTTAGTCTAGGCTGCCATAACTATACTGCTTCCTGTACTTTCTTCAGTGAAGTTTGGTTTTTATTGAAGTCAGCATTTTTGTTTAACACAAACTTATTTGGTACTTTTGTAACTAAACCCCTCTATGTTATATTCTTGAGATTTTACGggctttaaaataataatactctTTAAAACATACCATATagggaaattgtttttttttaattatataagattaagcatatctaatttttccaatttatctaatTTATCTCAAGGGTCTCATTGTCGGTATGACGCCTCTAACTCTTTCCAGAACCAAAAATTGCTTGGAAGGTCACATTCCCTGTAGGTTAGGGTTAAGGTAGGAAGAACCCCCTTCCTTTGCAGACCACCACTAGCATTCACGCTGCCTCCCTCTCCGAATTATCTGTTTTAGACACTTCCAACACATGAAGGCAGACCTCCATCCACAAGAAGGGCACAAGACCAAGAGCGATAGGGACTTGATGTTGAAAACCTAGAAAGTTGGTGCAGTGAAAGCTAAGCCTAAGGAGCAAAGATGAGAACTTAAATACTGGTCGCTCCAGTGCAGCTATCATTAAATAAAAGGTTTCTTTGGCTCTAGTACCAGCTtgatccttccctcccccatcttctCTCTACTGCAGGATTGGCACCTGGCCAGCCCACACGACACAGTACCCTAGTGCCATCTACAGGCAATATTGACATTCTAATTTAGTGGCAACAGACAAGCCCCAGTGAAATAAATTAGACAGCGCTGCATTTAAATCTTTATTAACAAGGAATTATTAGACCTAAGAAAATCTAATGCTGGATTTGGTTGAAATATGAGTTTCTCAGCCTCTTAATTCCTCTTCATATGGCACATTTCACAGTTTAAAATGAGTTATGACAGATCACTTAAGCATTACtaagatgagaaaatatttacaatggactgtttttttttctgcataAATCAGTTATAATGGATTGaatgtattactttttttttatagtaTACTTTGGCCATTGTTAAAAAATCTGCAAAATCCAACTATTTAATACCCACTTTACCATATTACAAGATGATTTGCAATCAAAACAGAGGAAGACTTCCTATATGGCTTAGTTATATCCTACCAACAATCATGTGCTCGACAGCTGATGTACATTTAATATTCTGCTATCttggtgaaggaaaaaaaaattaacccctTTCACAATCATAGTTTCAGCATACTGCAAACTAGCCAGACCTTCAAACATCACTCACAACTTGAAATCTGAAGGTGACTTTTTAGATCTGAAaagtaacatgaaaaaaaaaaatcttgaagcaGTCAAATTGGGAACTCTGCAAGTAGAATTTGGCATTTCAGGTCAGTCTTTCTTCTTCAGCAAACACTTATCTTGGGACAATTTTGAACAATTTCCTCCTTTCATCTTTCAACATTTGAGGGAACCaggaaagttaaaaataatatttctcagGCCTCAAAAATTTCAAAGCCATTCTACAAATTCTTGACTGAGCCCccagagcaattttttttaaagaaaaaaaaagaaaaaggggtcaagtttttttttcttttttttttaatataactaagCTAAAATTAGACTGAAACAAAAGACACATTAGCACTTTAATACTGGTTGACTGGGCACTTGTATGCAGTACTTATAGACCAGTAAAAGTGCTCGTTTACCTGTCTGGTGTGTAAGGGGCCCTTTGTCTTGAAGCCTCCTTGGGAACTGCACTCTGAGGCACTGAAGTGGTCTGAACTAGTGGAAGATCGTTTCGAAAGGGTGTCACAACCCCCAACAAAGGTGTTGTCCAGGGGAAGTTCCTGAATCACATGGTGCTTTTTCACTGAGATTGGAGTGTCTGGTTTGAGATGAAAAGCAGATTGTGGAGAGGCAGATTTGTAATGCTTAGCTAGGTCAGGGCTGTTGGGCTTGAAGGTTGTAGGTGGTGCTGGGCCCCAATCAAATCTTCCTATACTTTGCTCCTCCAGCTCTGCTGGCAGGCTAATGGTCCCGTTGATAGGTTCATGGACCGCATCATCAGGTTTGGATTCCTCAATGGTAACAAAGTTCAAAAGTGAACTCTTAGGggacttccttttcttccttttctttttcttgttctgtttGTTCTCCTGGTTAGGGGACATCCACTCGGCACCTTGCTTGCTCCTCTGAGCTGCCTTGAACCTGGATGCATGGCGACAGCGAACCAAGACGGTGACAAAGATCACCACTATGACTACCATGGCCCCTGCCACAATGGCAATCATGATTGTAAGATAGTCTTCGTTTTGATAGGGTTGACTACTGTCCCCTATGTTCCTGTCCAAGGGGGTCTCCATAGTCCTCCGAATCAAGTCATAAATATAGGATGCATTTCCTGCAGTGTCATTGACATACAGAAAGACTAGCACAAGGGTATGCAAAGACTTAGGATACCCCAGATCACTTATGTTGACTACTAAACGATGTAGCCCCACATCTGTAGGAGCTGGTTTTTCTTCCAAAGTAATGTTGCCTGTCACTGGATCAATACGGAATAAGCCTTTGTTGTTCCCACTGACTATTGTGTATTTAAGTTCAGCATTCATCCCAGTGTCAATATCCACAGCAAATACTTCGGCTACCACTGAGCCAGGGATGGCTGAAAGTGGTACCAACTTGAAAGAAGTATTAGAAGGTGGGTAGATGACAACAGGGCTATTGTCATTGACATCCATGACATTGATGGTAACCTTGGCAGTAGAGGAACGGGGTGGTTGCCCTCCATCAATGGCCTTGACATCAAAGGTATAGGAGCTCTGCTGTTCTCGGTCAAAGGAGACATTTGACTTTATAACCCCAGAGTAAGGATCCAACACAAAATTCTCATTGTCGTTCAGGATAGAAAGGGTTACAGCTTTATTCTCCCCAGCATCTGCATCTGTAACAGTGATCACCCCAACCGTACTATACTTTGGTAAGTTCTCAGATACAAAGAACTGAAAGTGATTATGAGTAAACTTAGGACTATTATCATTCTCATCCAGCACAGTAACTATCACAGCAGCTTGACTCTGCAGGGGAGGGGTCCCATTGTCCCTAGCAGTTACAGTAAAAATGAACCTTTCTTGCTCTTCCCGGTCAAAAACTCTGGAGGCCGTCAAGACCCCTGTCTTTCTGTCCAGATCAAAGAAGGAGGCATTCGGTCCAAGCTGATAAACAATGTCTGCATTTTTCCCACTGTCTTCGTCTGTGGCACTAATAGTTGTTAAGTATAGCCCCCGTCGGTTGTTTTCAGAAACTGACAGCTCAATTACAGGCTGGCTAAAAATTGGAGGGTTGTCATTTTCATCCTCCAGCTTAACTCTTACCAGGGCAGTCTGGTTCAAACTGGGCTTCCCAGAATCAGAGGCAACAATTTTAAAGCTGAATTCTTTGGTGCCCTCATAGTCCAACAAGGAAGAGGTCTCTAGCAAATACTGGTTGTCGTAAACTGCCTTCAAGTGAAACGGGACCTCTCTTTCAATGAAACAGATCACTTTGCCATTCACATCAGTGTCCTTATCTGAAACTGTAATTAGGGCAATCTTTGTATTGACAGGATCCTTCTCAGATAAGTACACCGTGCCATTGATGGGACTTATAATGTACCTGAGGTCTATATTCGGAGGATTATCATTTACATCAGTGACATTAATAGTAACTGTGGCCCGGGCAGGAGTGGAGCTACCATCACTAGCCAGCACTGTCACTTTGTGAATGGCAGTTTCTTCTCGGTCTAAGGACCTCTGAACTGTTATCAGCCCTGTAGTATTATTTAAAGCAAAGAGTCTTTTGGTTGCAGGGGCAACTTGGGCACCAAAAATATATCGGATTTCTGCATTGCTTCCTATATCTGCATCAGTAGCATGAAGCTGAATGACAGAAGTACCTACAGGGGCATTTTCTGGAATATGAACCTCCACCTGACCCTCTTTAAACACTGGCCTGTTGTCATTAACATCACTTACTGTGACTTGCAGAATGGCTGTGCTGGATTTTTGAGGGGTACCTCCATCTTCCACTTTGATTTTCATCACATAAGTATCTTTCTGCTCTCTATCCAAGTTTTGCTGGACAATTAATTGGGGCCACTTCTCTCCTTCCGGCGTTTCCACGATATCCAACCCAAATACACTCTGCCCATTTAACAATTCATAATGCTGCACACCATTGACACCTGTGTCAGGATCAGTGGCTGATGGGATTGGAAATCGACTGTTGATCAAAGTATTTTCCGGAATGGAGATATTGATGACAGGAGAGGGGAACATCGGTGCATTGTCATTGGTatcctttacaattatttttattttgatcagTCTAAAGAAATCATTAGGGAGAATCACCACTTCAAGTTCAAAGAAACATTCATTCTCTTCAGCATATGAAGCTCCAGCACAGAGTTTTTCTCTGTCTATTCTATTAGAGGTGGTAAAGATTTCCCCAGTGCTACTGGACACTTTGACCAAAGGGGCATCCCCAGCTTTAGAAACCAGTCTGTAGACGAGGCTGGCACTGGTCCCTGTGGCAGCATTGATGTGAGAAATGTTCAGGTCCTTTGGTATGTTTCCTATGGGTACATTTTCAGGCAGCTCCTCTCTTATAGTGTAAATAAGTTCTTGGGCTATAGCAGAATCCAGCCTTAAACAGGCAATCAGAGCAGCCAACAGGTAAAAATCCCTCAGGTCCAtgataatgtatttattttctttttctggattttagGATTTAAAGGTTTCCTCTGAGGAATGGTGCACAATTTGCAAGAGAAGGCGTACATGGACTGTAGGATGCATTacatttcatttctaatttgGAAACAGCAACTGTCAACATAATCATAGAgacaatattatttttcagtaaataaaaacatatcaCAAAACATCACAACACATTTTTCATTGCACAGCTGTAAACAGACCATTTCTTTCCTGCCAGTTCGCAAGTTTACTCTATGGAAGAAAGCACAAATATCTCTGCTTGTTGCATttgcaaagagaaaatgaaattagctACTTCTGAATGGAGGTTAGCCACAGTTTCTACATGTTCTACCCTCATCCTTCCCTAGCACACTGTGCAATTCATAATTGAgcatcccttctccttcccctccccctttcttaatGCTTCCCCAGTTTTTTAGGTACAAGTGAAAACCTTAAGTACTTCTCCGAGCTTCTGTCTAATTGCACTGTCAGATGTCACATGCAATAGATTCTCTTCTATGCACACTGAGTCATCTTTCTTCTAAAAAGAGtatctcacacatacacacacccacccCAACCCCAGTCCTTCATATACCTTCTAATGCTATCTTAGTGGGAAACAAGCATCCGGACATGCTGCAGCAGCGGCAGCCACTAGTCACTAGCTACTTCATAGTCCTTCTACCTAAAAGGATAACAACAAGACTTGCAGTTTCTTCTAAGGAGCTGTCTGTTTTATTTTCAGATGTTCAATACTTCCCATCAATTTAAAGAAACacattaaaacttttattttaaaatgcaataatcTAAAGAAATGCTTtcggagggggaggggagagatacaGCTCAAGTTAACCGCAGATATACCCAAGAAAAAGCGCAAAATCcttcaaatgaagattttttaaaaaattaaagctttagTTTCTTCCCACTCTTCTCTTCTCAGATATTACTAACAGCTGCCACACATAAATACTGCAGACTAATAATGCAGGTAAAAAAGCCTTTCGCTTAGATGCTCGCCTAACTGCAAATTAAATGGGTGCAAGCCTCCCGGCAGCTAGATACTTCAGTGGAACTGGTCAGTTCCTAAAcactaatcttatctgcattaagCTGCACGGTAGCTGATGCTCCTGATTAGTTCCAGCAGAGTGATGCAGGTACGGATGCAGATAAAGCCGAGTAGGTGAGCTCTCTCACTACCATCCCCAGAATCACAAACATTCCTGTTCTACACTGAAGACACAGATACACATGTacatttaaaagcaaattttaaaattgtgcaTGTGAAACTTTATACTTACGTTAGTTCTCGCTCTACCTTTTCCGATATGCTGCAGTTTGCAATGATTTGTTCCAACACAATGCATCTGGTAGCACCAGTTTGGGGAGAATTCACAAGCAGCAAAACGTTTCCTTCTTGAGAAATGTGTTGCTTCGGGCTGGCAAATTAGCAACTCCGGAGAACAAATTCACAGATTTGTCGTCAGTCATTCTCTCCACATTTTGCCTCTGTTACCCACAGGATATAGGAGCTCCTTGTattgaacacacacacaacatCCAGTTGCACTTCTTCAGCTCAGAGATAATTTCCACTGTGGACTGCATACCATTACCATCCGTGTATTAACACTGGCTTAAGTCTGTAACTTCTAGTTGGAAACGTCAGAGTTGGAACGACGGTGATTCTTTCCTCTCTTGGGGTGGCAGTTGCCCAAAAGGAAAATCCAAACGCATTAAAGGTTTTTGCACTAGAAGGATGCTAAAGCTGTAcctctcttcttatttcttttctctctttccttttttcttttcctctttctctgtctttctttcacctctctctttctctctctgtctctctctctctgtctctctctctctctgaactgAATTTCTTGATATAACTCTCAATAAGCCCAGAGGGAGGGTGTG
Proteins encoded in this region:
- the PCDH9 gene encoding protocadherin-9 isoform X7, translated to MDLRDFYLLAALIACLRLDSAIAQELIYTIREELPENVPIGNIPKDLNISHINAATGTSASLVYRLVSKAGDAPLVKVSSSTGEIFTTSNRIDREKLCAGASYAEENECFFELEVVILPNDFFRLIKIKIIVKDTNDNAPMFPSPVINISIPENTLINSRFPIPSATDPDTGVNGVQHYELLNGQSVFGLDIVETPEGEKWPQLIVQQNLDREQKDTYVMKIKVEDGGTPQKSSTAILQVTVSDVNDNRPVFKEGQVEVHIPENAPVGTSVIQLHATDADIGSNAEIRYIFGAQVAPATKRLFALNNTTGLITVQRSLDREETAIHKVTVLASDGSSTPARATVTINVTDVNDNPPNIDLRYIISPINGTVYLSEKDPVNTKIALITVSDKDTDVNGKVICFIEREVPFHLKAVYDNQYLLETSSLLDYEGTKEFSFKIVASDSGKPSLNQTALVRVKLEDENDNPPIFSQPVIELSVSENNRRGLYLTTISATDEDSGKNADIVYQLGPNASFFDLDRKTGVLTASRVFDREEQERFIFTVTARDNGTPPLQSQAAVIVTVLDENDNSPKFTHNHFQFFVSENLPKYSTVGVITVTDADAGENKAVTLSILNDNENFVLDPYSGVIKSNVSFDREQQSSYTFDVKAIDGGQPPRSSTAKVTINVMDVNDNSPVVIYPPSNTSFKLVPLSAIPGSVVAEVFAVDIDTGMNAELKYTIVSGNNKGLFRIDPVTGNITLEEKPAPTDVGLHRLVVNISDLGYPKSLHTLVLVFLYVNDTAGNASYIYDLIRRTMETPLDRNIGDSSQPYQNEDYLTIMIAIVAGAMVVIVVIFVTVLVRCRHASRFKAAQRSKQGAEWMSPNQENKQNKKKKRKKRKSPKSSLLNFVTIEESKPDDAVHEPINGTISLPAELEEQSIGRFDWGPAPPTTFKPNSPDLAKHYKSASPQSAFHLKPDTPISVKKHHVIQELPLDNTFVGGCDTLSKRSSTSSDHFSASECSSQGGFKTKGPLHTRQPLLLNGSEVPATIHLCTNLPAKISMGLPPTFL